From the Desulfonatronum thiodismutans genome, the window ATTGTCCGCCCAGATATGGAAGGTCCGGGTGGGCCGGATCCAGCTTTACCTGTTGGACTCCAACATCTCCGAGAACCCGCCCCACTTCCGGCAGATCACCTCCCGGCTCTACGGCGGAGACCTGGAGATGCGCATCTGGCAGGAAATCCTGCTGGGCATCGGCGGGATCAAGGCCCTGAACATCCTGGGCCTGACGCCCCGGGTGATCCACATGAACGAGGGCCACTCCGCCTTTGCCGGCCTGGAGCGCATCCGGGTGTTCATGGCCGAGTACGGGCTGTCCTTTGAGGCGGCCATGGAACTGACCGCCTCCACCAGCGTGTTCACCACCCACACTCCGGTCCCGGCCGGCAACGACCGCTTCCCCGCGGAGCTGATGCAGCGCTATTTCGACGGCTACGCCCGCAGCCTGGGGTTGGCCTTCAAGGTGCTTTTGGCTCTGGGACGGGAAGACCCGCGCAACGACGGGGAATGGTTCTGCATGACCGTCCTGGCCCTGCGCCTGTCCCGGTTCAACAACGGAGTCAGCGAGCTGCACGGCCATGTTTCCCGGCGGATGTGGCAAAAGGTCTGGCCCCAGTACCCGGTGGAGGACATCCCCATCGGCACGGTGACCAACGGCGTACACATCGCTTCCTGGGTGGCCCGGGACATCGCCATGCTCTTCGAGCGCTACCTGGGCGGCAACTGGAAGGAAGATCCGGACTGCACCCGGGTCTGGCAGCAGGCCGAAACCATCCCGGACGGGGAACTGTGGCGGGCCCATGAACGGCTGAGGGAACGGGTCGTGGACTACGCCCGCTTCCGTTTACGCGAGCAACTGGTCCACCGCGGGGCCAGACGCAAGGAGCTGCAGGAAGCCGACGAAGTGCTGGATCCGCAAGTCCTGACCATCGGCTTTGCCCGACGCTTCGCCACCTACAAGCGGGCCACCCTGCTCCTGGCGGATCGGGAGCGCTTCCTGCGCATGCTTATGAATCCCGACCGGCCGGTACAGTTCATTTTTGCCGGAAAGTCACACCCCCACGACAACGAAGGCAAAAAATTCATGCAGCAGCTTGTCCAGTTCTGCCAACAGCCCGAGGTGCGCAAGCGGGTGGTCTTTCTGGAGGACTACGACATGGAGGTGGCCGAGTATATGGTCCAGGGCTGCGACGTCTGGCTGAACACCCCCCGCCGCCCCTTAGAGGCCTGCGGCACCAGCGGGATGAAGGCCATTGCCAACGGGGTGCTCCACGTCAGCACTCTGGACGGCTGGTGGGTGGAGGCCCATGGCATGGACAGCGCCGTGGGCTGGGCCATCGGCCAGGGCGAGGAATACGAAGACACGGCCTATCAGGATTTCGTGGAAAGCCAGATTCTGTATAACCTGCTGGAAAAAGAGGTCATCCCGACCTTCTACGAACGCGGCCAGACCAATCTGCCCCGTGAGTGGATCCGCCGGATGAAAAAATGTCTCCAGCTCTTCACCCCGGTCTTTACCTCGCATCGGATGGTCGCGGATTACGTGAAGAACGCCTACCAACCGGCCTACAAGAACTCCGTGAGCCTGATGGAGGATAGCTTCACCCCAGCCAAACAACTGGCCTCCTGGCGAATGGAAATCATGACCAAATGGAACGCCCTGCGGATCACCAATGTTCAGGCCAGTGCCCCCGACGTCCTGCATGTAACCCAACCCATGGACGTCCAGGCCGACGTCTACCTCAACGGCTTGAATCCAGAGGACGTCCGAGTGGAAATCTACGCTGGCCCTGTCACCGCGGACGGCTCCTTTGCCCAACGCGGCACGGCCTGCATGGACCTGACCGGGCCCCTCAAGGATGGCTGGTACCGCTACTCCGGTCAATTCATCCCCGAGGCCCCCGGACGTTTCGGCTTCACCGTGCGCATGCTCCCCAACCACAAACTCCTCCTGGACCCGCACTCCCTGGGGTTGATTCATTGGGCGCAGTGAGGAGATAAGTATGACC encodes:
- the glgP gene encoding alpha-glucan family phosphorylase, translating into MKPLRTYSVIPKLPAKLHALWDLAYNVWFDWNHEVTGLFSQIDPKLWARSYGNPIAFLNNLPQTTLESLAKDDFFLERLRSVKHSQDIYMERKSTALPFPYKEKQPLVAYFSLEYGLSLCLPIYSGGLGILAGDHLKSASDLNIPLVGVGLAYQQGYFRQYLTADGWQNERYPDYDFSQMPMELVRDTDQKPITVNVDLAGQPLSAQIWKVRVGRIQLYLLDSNISENPPHFRQITSRLYGGDLEMRIWQEILLGIGGIKALNILGLTPRVIHMNEGHSAFAGLERIRVFMAEYGLSFEAAMELTASTSVFTTHTPVPAGNDRFPAELMQRYFDGYARSLGLAFKVLLALGREDPRNDGEWFCMTVLALRLSRFNNGVSELHGHVSRRMWQKVWPQYPVEDIPIGTVTNGVHIASWVARDIAMLFERYLGGNWKEDPDCTRVWQQAETIPDGELWRAHERLRERVVDYARFRLREQLVHRGARRKELQEADEVLDPQVLTIGFARRFATYKRATLLLADRERFLRMLMNPDRPVQFIFAGKSHPHDNEGKKFMQQLVQFCQQPEVRKRVVFLEDYDMEVAEYMVQGCDVWLNTPRRPLEACGTSGMKAIANGVLHVSTLDGWWVEAHGMDSAVGWAIGQGEEYEDTAYQDFVESQILYNLLEKEVIPTFYERGQTNLPREWIRRMKKCLQLFTPVFTSHRMVADYVKNAYQPAYKNSVSLMEDSFTPAKQLASWRMEIMTKWNALRITNVQASAPDVLHVTQPMDVQADVYLNGLNPEDVRVEIYAGPVTADGSFAQRGTACMDLTGPLKDGWYRYSGQFIPEAPGRFGFTVRMLPNHKLLLDPHSLGLIHWAQ